A window from Pagrus major chromosome 4, Pma_NU_1.0 encodes these proteins:
- the LOC140994908 gene encoding coiled-coil domain-containing protein 81-like produces MTDILRLVSEADRRTLPTLSQLSENDINCIWGDVSGYIERQMTVQKGVHLAGLGTFTFSQQKVDTGNKFTMIQRPIFLLAGKLVQSLGLKQVRPLAAATHLPVVQLNFAAVSRETPFSRDVVEGCVRETLLLLFRALASEQNVFLTLQGIGLLSFKNNKVRMKFNRDFINAMDGTGKLLLAFNNRPGSSVSLMSGGLSRLQRPQTTNPITLPTVCSPPPDNKAGDKDLWSLSPAPDQRNAGEVPQQRESKSHETPQPAKMKAVSLTKELNPKPPMEATDKPSTSISPTEVAPKLKAPRVSVSCSGHARAGQELCYLCMQRAQKNAPVYLREQQQAEEKAQEKLLLLKEQLRDKQHMAEEQAMLNEQREHAKQVATFNLQMSEKKEKTYCPLYPTSFIFPTRPLTPVRRIQQHRYMNELQSQIESRRQHEVRDQQTRLLMEHLDQVQLVQELALQKAQKLQQKHERTKHYKRALDTQVGDKKYTDPPECQADNCGFNRSETSASNTEGRERAQKLFQVNFSAATQRKKEELYNRQEQLEKAREILKQNKMELLLDRINHFEKRRDISKSLEDEWSRTTRLKHQREEEERRFLRSAGQLLVDKLEEYRRCCQCKRRTTNCGETNIWKDSHYLSGSQFMI; encoded by the exons ATGACTGACATATTGCGGCTGGTATCAGAGGCGGACAGACGGACTTTACCGACTCTTTCCCAGCTGTCTGAAAACG ATATTAACTGTATCTGGGGCGATGTATCCGGCTACATTGAACGTCAGATGACCGTACAGAAG GGGGTCCACCTGGCAGGACTAGGGACCTTCACCTTCTCTCAGCAGAAGGTGGACACAGGAAACAAGTTCACAATGATCCAGAGACCCATCTTCCTCCTGGCCGGGAAGCTGGTCCAGTCTCTGGGTTTGAAGCAGGTCAGACCTCTGGCTGCAG CAACACATCTACCAGTGGTGCAATTGAACTTTGCAGCTGTGTCACGAGAGACTCCGTTCAGTCGAGATGTGGTGGAGGGCTGCGTTAGAGAAACTCTCCTACTCCTCTTCAGAGCTTTGGCCTCTGAACAAAACGTGTTCCTCACCTTACAGGGAATCGGACTTTTGTCCTTTAAGAACAACAAG GTGCGGATGAAGTTCAACAGAGATTTTATAAATGCCATGGATGGAACTGGAAAACTGCTGTTAGCCTTTAACAAC AGACCTGGCAGCAGCGTGTCTTTAATGTCGGGTGGACTGTCGAGGCTTCAGAGGCCACAGACTACTAACCCCATCACCCTGCCAACTGTCTGCTCTCCTCCGCCAGACAACAAAGCTGGTGACAAAGATCTGTGGAGCTTGTCACCAGCTCCAGACCAGAGGAATGCAGGAG AAGTTCCCCAACAGAGAGAATCTAAATCCCATGAGACTCCGCAGCCTGCCAAGATGAAAGCTGTCAGCCTGACTAAAGAACTGAATCCAAAACCCCCAATGGAGGCCACAGACAA GCCCAGCACCTCCATCTCACCAACAGAGGTCGCTCCCAAACTGAAGGCACCTCGTGTGAGTGTTAGCTGCTCTGGCCACGCCCGAGCTGgacag GAGCTGTGCTACCTGTGTATGCAGCGGGCCCAAAAAAATGCTCCAGTGTACCtgagggagcagcagcaggcagaggaGAAAGCTCAGGAGAAACTCTTACTGCTTAAGGAACAACTGAGAGACAAGCAGCACATGGCCGAAGAACAG GCAATGCTGAATGAGCAGCGTGAGCATGCAAAGCAGGTTGCAACATTCAACCTGCAAATGtctgagaagaaagagaagactTACTGTCCTCTTTACCCT ACTTCATTCATCTTCCCGACTCGGCCCCTTACTCCTGTCAGGAGGATTCAGCAGCATCGTTACATGAACGAGCTTCAGAGTCAGATAGAGAGCCGGCGGCAACACGAGGTTCGAGACCAGCAGACCCGTCTCCTCATGGAGCATCTAGACCAGGTCCAGCTGGTCCAGGA gtTAGCTTTGCAGAAGGCTCAAAAGCTCCAGCAGAAACACGAGAGAACTAAGCACTACAAGAGGGCTCTGGACACTCAG GTGGGAGATAAGAAGTACACAGACCCTCCAGAGTGTCAGGCTGACAACTGTGGGTTCAACCGCAGTGAGACATCAGCCAGTAACACCGAGGGCCGAGAGAGGGCGCAGAAG CTCTTCCAGGTAAACTTCAGTGCTGCCACtcagaggaaaaaggaagaacTTTACAACCGTCAAGAGCAGCTGGAGAAGGCGAGAGAAattctgaaacaaaacaaaatgga GTTACTACTGGATCGCATTAATCACTTTGAGAAGAGGAGGGACATCAGTAAGTCACTGGAGGACGAGTGGAGTCGCACTACGAGGCTCAAACACCAacgagaggaagaggagaggcgCTTTCTGAG GTCCGCTGGTCAGCTCCTGGTAGATAAGCTTGAAGAGTACAGGCGCTGCTGCCAGTGTAAGAGGAGGACCACCAACTGTGGAGAGACCAACATCTGGAAAGACTCCCACTACCTCTCTGGCTCCCAGTTCATGATCTGA
- the LOC140995060 gene encoding interleukin-1 receptor accessory protein-like isoform X1 gives MMAAKLLLALLLLLLTLLTGVCPRRPQEKYVRAGEMVALQCPRYRGYDRGDGKLIWTSHTTQEMDLTSNMSSVEQMEMGVLVHGRSLVILNASVNHQGNYSCSQGNASRQFWFKLMVYTTQTREYEEMTTYPMTCYTLESCKLTCPDVNTPSENIRNITINSIIWHKEGVSSPTANYFPSVEENDRGVYTCTRSYLYRGQIYNMTSTVELDVQPSKKNEKSAVITSPHMSDVFPVDLGSTVVIDCQAVVYSEFDEVFWLMDKSFVGRNDSLPVFYKFKQERNAEEIKLTASLVFNKVSKEDVAKTYTCKLESESQPSSFVTITLAQKASSFSLILALSIVIIVVVIVLTVVVGVKFKMDNALFVRDTLASNSSFSDGKSYDAFLMSYKSDTDAGLNEDDRKHLESVLEETFGYSLCRDILPGKAAEEAVLDCVQRSRTVILVPTSSNPGPGAGMLKKIQAVLVKQQTGLVFIKTEATAASRSGSLSEASQLFDKTGNCVTWRGKSSMSSSSSFCKELRSYLPAPQHAVKNTLLPQTATQGDNC, from the exons ATGATGGCAGCAAAATTACTTCTGGctcttctgcttctccttctcACTTTACTGACAG GTGTGTGTCCCCGGAGACCCCAAGAGAAATATGTCAGGGCAGGTGAGATGGTGGCGCTGCAGTGCCCCCGTTACAGAGGGTACGATCGTGGTGATGGCAAACTGATCTGGACCAGTCACACCACCCAGGAGATGGATCTGACCAGCAACATGTCATCAGTGGAGCAGATGGAGATGGGAGTGCTGGTTCATGGAAGGAGTCTTGTGATCCTCAATGCTTCTGTAAACCATCAGGGGAATTACTCATGCTCTCAGGG GAATGCCAGCAGACAGTTCTGGTTCAAGCTGATGGTATATACAACACAGACCAGAGAGTATGAAGAGATGACAACGTACCCAATGACGTGTTACACACTAGAGTCCTGCAAATTGACATGCCCTGATGTAAATACACCTTCTGAAAACATCAGGAATATTACCATCAACAGCATTATATGGCACAAG GAAGGAGTGTCATCCCCAACAGCTAATTACTTCCCGAGTGTGGAGGAGAATGACCGTGGTGTCTACACCTGTACCAGATCTTACCTGTATCGTGGTCAAATATACAACATGACCTCTACGGTGGAGCTTGATGTCCAACCAAGCA aaaaaaatgagaaatcTGCAGTGATCACTTCACCGCACATGAGTGACGTATTTCCTGTAGATCTTG GCTCAACGGTGGTGATTGATTGTCAAGCTGTTGTGTACTCAGAGTTTGATGAGGTGTTCTGGTTAATGGACAAATCATTTGTGGGGAGAAACGACAGCTTACCAGTTTTCTACAAATTCAAACA GGAACGTAATGCTGAAGAGATAAAGCTGACGGCATCTCTGGTGTTCAATAAAGTGTCAAAAGAGGATGTAGCAAAGACTTACACCTGTAAACTGGAATCTGAGTCTCAACCCTCAAGCTTTGTCACCATCACCTTGGCCCAAAAAG cttcttctttctccctcatTCTGGCTCTCAGCATTGTGATCATTGTGGTCGTGATTGTTCTTACAGTGGTTGTTGGTGTGAAGTTCAAAATGGACAATGCTCTTTTCGTGCGAGACACTCTTGCTTCCAATAGCAGCTTCTCAG ATGGGAAGAGCTACGACGCCTTTTTGATGAGTTACAAGAGCGACACAGATGCAGGACTAAATGAAGATGACAGAAAACATCTGGAGAGTGTTTTGGAAGAGACATTTGGTTACAGTCTCTGTCGTGACATCTTACCAGGGAAAG ctgcagaggaggCTGTGTTAGACTGCGTACAGCGGAGCCGGACAGTGATTCTGGTTCCCACCTCTTCAAATCCTGGTCCAGGAGCTGGAATGCTGAAGAAAATCCAAGCAGTCCTCGTGAAGCAACAGACTGGTTTGGTTTTTATCAAAACTGAGGCAACAGCGGCGTCGAGGTCAGGTTCATTATCAGAGGCCTCACAGCTTTTCGACAAGACTGGAAACTGTGTCACCTGGAGAGGCAAAAGCTCCAtgtcgtcttcctcctccttctgtaAGGAGCTTCGGTCTTACCTACCTGCCCCACAGCATGCagtaaaaaatacacttttaccTCAGACAGCTACCCAGGGTGATAACTGTTAA
- the LOC140995060 gene encoding interleukin-1 receptor type 1-like isoform X2, with protein sequence MMAAKLLLALLLLLLTLLTGVCPRRPQEKYVRAGEMVALQCPRYRGYDRGDGKLIWTSHTTQEMDLTSNMSSVEQMEMGVLVHGRSLVILNASVNHQGNYSCSQGNASRQFWFKLMVYTTQTREYEEMTTYPMTCYTLESCKLTCPDVNTPSENIRNITINSIIWHKEGVSSPTANYFPSVEENDRGVYTCTRSYLYRGQIYNMTSTVELDVQPSKKNEKSAVITSPHMSDVFPVDLGSTVVIDCQAVVYSEFDEVFWLMDKSFVGRNDSLPVFYKFKQERNAEEIKLTASLVFNKVSKEDVAKTYTCKLESESQPSSFVTITLAQKVVVGVKFKMDNALFVRDTLASNSSFSDGKSYDAFLMSYKSDTDAGLNEDDRKHLESVLEETFGYSLCRDILPGKAAEEAVLDCVQRSRTVILVPTSSNPGPGAGMLKKIQAVLVKQQTGLVFIKTEATAASRSGSLSEASQLFDKTGNCVTWRGKSSMSSSSSFCKELRSYLPAPQHAVKNTLLPQTATQGDNC encoded by the exons ATGATGGCAGCAAAATTACTTCTGGctcttctgcttctccttctcACTTTACTGACAG GTGTGTGTCCCCGGAGACCCCAAGAGAAATATGTCAGGGCAGGTGAGATGGTGGCGCTGCAGTGCCCCCGTTACAGAGGGTACGATCGTGGTGATGGCAAACTGATCTGGACCAGTCACACCACCCAGGAGATGGATCTGACCAGCAACATGTCATCAGTGGAGCAGATGGAGATGGGAGTGCTGGTTCATGGAAGGAGTCTTGTGATCCTCAATGCTTCTGTAAACCATCAGGGGAATTACTCATGCTCTCAGGG GAATGCCAGCAGACAGTTCTGGTTCAAGCTGATGGTATATACAACACAGACCAGAGAGTATGAAGAGATGACAACGTACCCAATGACGTGTTACACACTAGAGTCCTGCAAATTGACATGCCCTGATGTAAATACACCTTCTGAAAACATCAGGAATATTACCATCAACAGCATTATATGGCACAAG GAAGGAGTGTCATCCCCAACAGCTAATTACTTCCCGAGTGTGGAGGAGAATGACCGTGGTGTCTACACCTGTACCAGATCTTACCTGTATCGTGGTCAAATATACAACATGACCTCTACGGTGGAGCTTGATGTCCAACCAAGCA aaaaaaatgagaaatcTGCAGTGATCACTTCACCGCACATGAGTGACGTATTTCCTGTAGATCTTG GCTCAACGGTGGTGATTGATTGTCAAGCTGTTGTGTACTCAGAGTTTGATGAGGTGTTCTGGTTAATGGACAAATCATTTGTGGGGAGAAACGACAGCTTACCAGTTTTCTACAAATTCAAACA GGAACGTAATGCTGAAGAGATAAAGCTGACGGCATCTCTGGTGTTCAATAAAGTGTCAAAAGAGGATGTAGCAAAGACTTACACCTGTAAACTGGAATCTGAGTCTCAACCCTCAAGCTTTGTCACCATCACCTTGGCCCAAAAAG TGGTTGTTGGTGTGAAGTTCAAAATGGACAATGCTCTTTTCGTGCGAGACACTCTTGCTTCCAATAGCAGCTTCTCAG ATGGGAAGAGCTACGACGCCTTTTTGATGAGTTACAAGAGCGACACAGATGCAGGACTAAATGAAGATGACAGAAAACATCTGGAGAGTGTTTTGGAAGAGACATTTGGTTACAGTCTCTGTCGTGACATCTTACCAGGGAAAG ctgcagaggaggCTGTGTTAGACTGCGTACAGCGGAGCCGGACAGTGATTCTGGTTCCCACCTCTTCAAATCCTGGTCCAGGAGCTGGAATGCTGAAGAAAATCCAAGCAGTCCTCGTGAAGCAACAGACTGGTTTGGTTTTTATCAAAACTGAGGCAACAGCGGCGTCGAGGTCAGGTTCATTATCAGAGGCCTCACAGCTTTTCGACAAGACTGGAAACTGTGTCACCTGGAGAGGCAAAAGCTCCAtgtcgtcttcctcctccttctgtaAGGAGCTTCGGTCTTACCTACCTGCCCCACAGCATGCagtaaaaaatacacttttaccTCAGACAGCTACCCAGGGTGATAACTGTTAA